A region of Plantactinospora sp. BC1 DNA encodes the following proteins:
- a CDS encoding GGDEF domain-containing protein yields MSWLDRVGDRAEELRHARSLMESSRSAEACLVFERVLDTTDDPYSRAEALLQRLSAILNLGRTAEYTRAVEQAFDAARDLPDPYLHGHLHALAALAAHNQGALDRCVTHLVRGARALGSVDEPDRETAWGWHDLAMAYSYLGFHGYALGAIERARRLGLAVGIPEETFAAPGIRLRNAVALDHHGDSDGCLRVLRDVGADLERFVGAGTAGRLRPSGRAAYGYALARRAALGATTGRSAVPELDPDRLLRDGGDSARTRDMRQLGGACLAIAAGRPAEALARLETVHVSAETLGAAEHARLSSLAYAGVGDHAAAHRADRYAFRLATQRNDRLRDVYVDGIAARIEHEEMRREAVRHEGEALTDPLTGLPNRRRLERYVAGMAGRGERAVIGVCDLDGFRAVNTAHGRHCGDLVLQRIAGVINRVMRRGDFVARYGGDEFVVVLPGAGMAEAGEVGRRISAAVAAEDWESIVPGIRVGVSVGFAEVHGSGAGPRDALRAAFELAAGERPQAATGPATAR; encoded by the coding sequence GTGAGTTGGCTCGACCGGGTCGGTGACCGGGCCGAGGAGTTGAGACACGCCCGTTCCCTGATGGAGAGCAGCCGCTCCGCCGAGGCGTGCCTGGTCTTCGAACGCGTGCTCGACACCACCGACGACCCGTACTCCCGGGCCGAGGCGTTGCTCCAGCGACTCTCCGCGATCCTCAACCTGGGCCGCACCGCCGAGTACACCCGGGCGGTGGAGCAGGCGTTCGACGCCGCCCGGGACCTGCCCGACCCCTACCTGCACGGCCACCTGCACGCGCTGGCCGCGCTGGCCGCGCACAACCAGGGCGCGCTGGACCGCTGCGTCACCCACCTGGTCCGGGGCGCCCGGGCGCTCGGCTCGGTGGACGAGCCCGACCGGGAGACCGCCTGGGGCTGGCACGACCTGGCGATGGCCTACTCCTACCTCGGCTTCCACGGCTACGCGCTCGGCGCCATCGAGCGGGCCCGCCGGCTGGGGCTGGCCGTCGGCATCCCCGAGGAGACCTTCGCCGCACCCGGCATCCGGCTGCGCAACGCGGTCGCGCTGGACCACCACGGGGACAGCGACGGCTGCCTCCGGGTGCTCAGGGACGTCGGCGCCGACCTGGAACGCTTCGTCGGGGCCGGCACGGCGGGCCGGTTGCGGCCGAGCGGCCGGGCGGCGTACGGGTACGCGCTCGCCCGGCGGGCTGCCCTCGGCGCCACGACCGGCCGGTCGGCCGTACCCGAACTCGACCCCGACCGGCTGCTCCGCGACGGCGGGGACAGCGCGCGTACCCGGGACATGCGGCAGCTCGGCGGGGCGTGCCTGGCGATCGCCGCCGGCCGGCCCGCCGAGGCGCTGGCCCGGCTGGAGACGGTGCACGTCTCGGCCGAGACGCTGGGCGCGGCCGAGCACGCCCGGCTCTCCAGCCTGGCGTACGCCGGGGTCGGCGACCACGCGGCGGCGCACCGGGCCGACCGGTACGCGTTCCGGCTGGCGACCCAGCGCAACGACCGGCTCCGGGACGTCTACGTCGACGGCATCGCGGCCCGGATCGAGCACGAGGAGATGCGCCGGGAGGCGGTCCGGCACGAGGGCGAGGCGCTGACCGACCCGCTCACCGGGCTGCCGAACCGCCGCCGGTTGGAGCGGTACGTTGCCGGGATGGCCGGCCGGGGCGAACGGGCCGTGATCGGGGTCTGCGACCTCGACGGTTTCCGGGCGGTGAACACCGCGCACGGCCGGCACTGCGGCGACCTGGTGCTGCAACGGATCGCCGGAGTGATCAACCGGGTGATGCGGCGCGGCGACTTCGTGGCCCGGTACGGCGGCGACGAGTTCGTGGTGGTGCTGCCCGGCGCCGGGATGGCCGAGGCGGGTGAGGTGGGCCGGCGGATCAGCGCGGCGGTCGCCGCCGAGGACTGGGAGTCGATCGTCCCCGGCATCCGGGTCGGGGTGAGCGTCGGCTTCGCCGAGGTGCACGGCTCGGGCGCCGGGCCACGGGACGCGCTGCGCGCCGCCTTCGAGCTGGCCGCCGGGGAGCGACCGCAGGCCGCGACCGGGCCGGCGACGGCACGCTGA
- the prfA gene encoding peptide chain release factor 1, with product MSGDRLARLLDEYAELERRLADPAIHADQATARRVGRRFAELTPLHKAAGELEQARADLAAARELAAEEPSFAAEAESLAETLPALEGRLAELLIPRDPHDAKDVILEIKAGEGGEESALFAGDLLRMYLRYAERHGWATEVLDAQDSDLGGVKDVSLAVKAKGVPEGGNGVWSRLKWEGGVHRVQRVPVTESQGRIHTSAAGVLVLPEAEDVDVTIDPNELRIDVFRSSGPGGQSVNTTDSAVRITHLPTGIVVSCQNEKSQLQNREQAMRILRARLLANAQEQADAAASDARRSQVRTVDRSERIRTYNFPQNRITDHRIGYTAYNLDLALAGELDGVLDALAEADRSARLAGETELSRR from the coding sequence ATGAGCGGCGACCGGCTGGCCCGGCTCCTCGACGAGTACGCGGAGCTGGAACGGCGCCTCGCCGACCCGGCGATCCACGCCGACCAGGCCACCGCCCGCCGGGTGGGCCGACGGTTCGCCGAGCTGACCCCGCTGCACAAGGCCGCCGGTGAGCTGGAGCAGGCCCGGGCCGACCTCGCCGCCGCCCGCGAACTCGCCGCCGAGGAGCCGTCGTTCGCGGCCGAGGCGGAGTCGCTGGCCGAGACGCTGCCCGCGCTGGAGGGCCGGCTCGCCGAGCTGCTGATCCCGCGCGACCCGCACGACGCCAAGGACGTGATCCTGGAGATCAAGGCGGGCGAGGGCGGCGAGGAGTCCGCGCTCTTCGCCGGTGACCTGCTCCGGATGTACCTGCGCTACGCCGAACGGCACGGCTGGGCGACCGAGGTGCTCGACGCGCAGGACTCCGACCTGGGCGGGGTAAAGGACGTCTCGCTCGCGGTCAAGGCCAAGGGGGTACCGGAGGGCGGCAACGGGGTCTGGTCCCGGCTCAAGTGGGAGGGCGGCGTACACCGGGTGCAGCGGGTGCCGGTCACCGAGTCGCAGGGGCGGATCCACACCAGCGCGGCCGGCGTACTGGTGCTGCCGGAGGCCGAGGACGTCGACGTCACCATCGACCCGAACGAGTTGCGGATCGACGTGTTCCGCTCCTCCGGGCCGGGCGGCCAGTCGGTGAACACCACCGACTCGGCGGTGCGGATCACCCACCTGCCGACCGGGATCGTGGTCTCCTGCCAGAACGAGAAGTCCCAGTTGCAGAACCGGGAACAGGCGATGCGGATCCTCCGGGCCCGGCTGCTGGCCAACGCGCAGGAGCAGGCCGACGCCGCCGCCTCGGACGCCCGCCGCTCCCAGGTGCGTACCGTCGACCGCTCCGAGCGGATCCGGACGTACAACTTCCCGCAGAACCGGATCACCGACCACCGGATCGGCTACACGGCGTACAACCTCGACCTGGCGCTCGCCGGTGAGCTGGACGGGGTGCTCGACGCGCTCGCCGAGGCGGACCGCTCGGCCCGGCTGGCCGGCGAGACGGAGCTGTCCCGCCGCTGA
- a CDS encoding RNA ligase, producing the protein MVTPASDSALLAPVTRLADVVDPAALAAALADGHVRVQRHPERPLAIYNYTEACTYGGIWTPVTVACRGLIVDESTEVVVARPYPKFFNHDQPGAPALRPDAPAVITDKADGSLGVLYPDGVGFAVATRGSFASDQARHATAVLRSRYPDFTPPPGRTVLVEIVYPANRIVLDYGGLDDLVLLGTVEIASGRSSGPEAVPDWPGPVVERLPHRTLAEALAAPARDGREGLVVHWPDSDQRVKIKYPEYVRLHRLTFGLNARLVWEYLVTGQDLAARVAPLPDEFHRWVDSVVADLTATVEARAAKIEQAYGEIVAELPAGWSRRDFAERAARHPERSFLFLRLDGRDYRPHLWQQARPPVEWTPQQAG; encoded by the coding sequence GTGGTCACCCCCGCGTCCGATTCCGCCCTGCTCGCCCCGGTCACCCGGCTCGCCGACGTCGTCGACCCGGCGGCGCTGGCCGCCGCGCTCGCCGACGGCCACGTCCGGGTCCAACGGCATCCGGAGCGACCGCTCGCGATCTACAACTACACCGAGGCGTGCACCTACGGCGGAATCTGGACACCGGTGACGGTCGCCTGTCGAGGGCTGATCGTGGACGAGTCGACCGAGGTGGTCGTGGCGCGGCCGTACCCGAAGTTCTTCAACCACGACCAGCCCGGCGCACCGGCGCTCCGGCCGGACGCACCGGCGGTGATCACGGACAAGGCCGACGGGAGCCTCGGCGTGCTGTACCCGGACGGCGTCGGCTTCGCGGTCGCCACCCGGGGCTCGTTCGCCTCCGACCAGGCCCGGCACGCCACCGCCGTGCTCCGCTCCCGCTACCCCGACTTCACCCCGCCGCCGGGGCGGACCGTGCTGGTCGAGATCGTCTACCCGGCGAACCGGATCGTGTTGGACTACGGCGGTCTGGACGACCTGGTGCTGCTCGGCACGGTGGAGATCGCCAGCGGGCGGAGTTCCGGTCCGGAGGCGGTGCCGGACTGGCCCGGTCCGGTGGTCGAGCGGCTGCCGCACCGCACCCTGGCCGAGGCGCTGGCCGCGCCCGCCCGGGACGGTCGGGAGGGGCTGGTGGTGCACTGGCCGGACAGCGACCAGCGGGTCAAGATCAAATATCCGGAGTACGTCCGGTTGCACCGGCTCACCTTCGGGCTCAACGCCCGGCTGGTCTGGGAGTACCTCGTCACCGGGCAGGACCTCGCGGCCCGGGTCGCGCCGCTGCCGGACGAGTTCCACCGCTGGGTCGACTCCGTCGTGGCCGACCTGACCGCGACCGTCGAGGCCCGGGCCGCGAAGATCGAGCAGGCGTACGGTGAGATCGTGGCCGAACTGCCCGCCGGATGGAGCCGACGCGACTTCGCCGAGCGGGCCGCCCGGCACCCGGAGCGCAGTTTCCTCTTCCTGCGCCTCGACGGCCGCGACTACCGTCCTCACCTCTGGCAGCAGGCCCGCCCGCCGGTCGAGTGGACGCCACAGCAGGCCGGGTGA
- a CDS encoding AAA family ATPase, translated as MTRLIVTRGLPASGKTTFARKLQPGVVRVNRDDLRRMLHGERLFTQWAEGQVTVVQRAQVEALLRAGADVCVDDTNLRSRTVRDWAQLAARFGAAFEVHDFTDVPVDECVRRDAERPEQDRVGEEAIRRLHERYLAGRALPLPVPTVEPGGPAAVYTPPSDEVPEIVLVDIDGTVALMAGRSPYDMTRVGEDLPNTAVISAVRAMHAAGYGVVFCTGRDASCREQTQRWLAEHVDVPYLALHMRAVGDQRRDSVVKREIFDREIRDRYRVVGVFDDRMQVVKMWRGLGLTVFQVAEGDF; from the coding sequence ATGACCCGACTGATCGTCACCCGCGGGCTGCCGGCCTCCGGGAAGACCACCTTCGCCCGGAAGCTGCAACCCGGCGTCGTCCGGGTCAACCGCGACGACCTGCGCCGGATGCTGCACGGCGAGCGGCTCTTCACCCAGTGGGCCGAGGGCCAGGTTACCGTCGTGCAGCGGGCCCAGGTCGAGGCGCTGCTCCGGGCGGGCGCGGACGTCTGCGTCGACGACACCAACCTGCGGTCCCGGACCGTGCGGGACTGGGCGCAGCTAGCCGCCCGGTTCGGCGCCGCCTTCGAGGTGCACGACTTCACCGACGTACCGGTGGACGAGTGCGTCCGCCGCGACGCCGAGCGACCCGAGCAGGACCGGGTCGGCGAGGAGGCAATCCGGCGACTGCACGAGCGCTACCTGGCCGGACGGGCCCTGCCGCTGCCGGTACCGACCGTCGAGCCGGGCGGGCCGGCGGCCGTCTACACCCCGCCGTCGGACGAGGTGCCGGAGATCGTACTGGTGGACATCGACGGCACGGTGGCGCTGATGGCGGGGCGCAGCCCGTACGACATGACCCGGGTCGGCGAGGACCTGCCCAACACCGCCGTCATCTCGGCGGTCCGGGCCATGCACGCGGCCGGCTACGGGGTGGTCTTCTGCACCGGACGGGACGCCTCCTGCCGGGAGCAGACGCAGCGGTGGCTGGCCGAGCACGTCGACGTGCCGTACCTGGCGCTGCACATGCGGGCCGTCGGCGACCAGCGCCGCGACTCGGTGGTCAAGCGGGAGATCTTCGACCGGGAGATCCGCGACCGCTACCGGGTGGTCGGGGTCTTCGACGACCGGATGCAGGTGGTCAAGATGTGGCGCGGCCTCGGCCTGACCGTCTTCCAGGTCGCCGAGGGCGACTTCTAG
- a CDS encoding phosphodiester glycosidase family protein produces the protein MVTRRRSARLAGLLLLVPSLTLAGPVPAYAEPVSAPSRPVPAVGTAPEEAPAASSYPAPSSAPVPAAATDGIVTDTRTRPVAPGLDLTSFDRYDANGWLRADALTADLAGGVGVDYVNSGEVTRAEPLRRAVDRAGAVAAVNGDFFDINNSGAAQGIGIRAGELVQSPVAGHHEAVGVTAEGVGRVVQVHFDGTATLPAGAVTLTQFNNMVAAGGIGVFTPLWGSYPRTRAVEGATRVSEVTLVGGRVATVTPAAGSGPIPAGTTVLLGREAGADALAALRPGDPVDLRYAPKPSDGSTLRTAIGGNRVLVRDGVPQEIGDVNPEPRTAVGFSADGRKMFLLTVDGRQADSRGVTLTELGRMMAELGAHDALNLDGGGSSTLLAREPGQPAVRVENSPSDGSERPVPNGLALYAPQGSGRLRAYWVKTLLDPVAAPGVGPVRGGRPDRVFPGLTRRLAAAGYDETYGPAAGAPGWRAEPSSRGTVDSAGVFRARRSGEVTVTASRGRAKGALPLTVLGPLARIDGTVDRVGLAGAGGTGSFGVVGYDAEGNTAPIDAADLRLDYDRELLEVTPAADGTLAVKARVDSGAGLVTVRVGAASTVLPVTVGLTDVPVAMFDDAASWRFSAARATGSATPVPGRTGTGLKLAYDFGQSTGTRAAYADPPAYIPVAGQPQSFGMWIHANGNGEWPSLHLHDALDQQHVLRGPYLDWTGWRYVELAVPAGVVYPVRIRRFYVAETDAAAAYTGEVVIDDIVARVPAEVEVPAEPLRTDRVVLTDGTVDRAPWRFAVLSDAQFVAANPDSDLVAQARRTLREVKAARPDFLVINGDFVDTAYPEDFALAKRILDEELGGTLPYHYVPGNHEIMGAPITNFRSVFGETYRVFDHSPRRGGTRTRFVTLDTSTGSLRGGGFGQVLALRTALDGAARDPAVGSVVLVEHHAPRDPTPARASQLGDRKEAALLERWLAEFQRETGKGALFVGAHVGSFSAERVDGVPYLINGNAGKNPSTAPHLGGFSGWTMFGVDPVSPAEAAAARRDPLAEGPEWVSAQTRAHVDRLTLAAPATLPAGSAVPVTATVTQPGGRQVPVAAPLSADWSGSANLHIGPVRGLRPWHAAWFDPATGRLTGLRSGDAVQLAVTVNGATARATIPLTRR, from the coding sequence ATGGTGACCCGCCGCCGATCCGCCCGCCTCGCCGGGCTGCTGCTCCTGGTGCCGTCCCTCACCCTCGCCGGGCCGGTCCCGGCGTACGCCGAACCGGTGTCCGCGCCGTCCCGGCCGGTACCGGCCGTCGGCACCGCACCGGAGGAGGCCCCGGCCGCCTCGTCGTATCCGGCGCCGTCGTCCGCGCCGGTCCCGGCCGCCGCCACCGACGGGATCGTCACCGACACCCGGACCCGGCCGGTCGCCCCCGGCCTCGACCTGACCTCATTCGACCGGTACGACGCCAACGGCTGGCTCCGGGCCGACGCGCTCACCGCCGACCTGGCCGGCGGGGTCGGCGTCGACTACGTCAACTCCGGCGAGGTCACCAGGGCCGAACCGCTGCGCCGGGCGGTCGACCGGGCCGGTGCGGTGGCCGCGGTCAACGGCGACTTCTTCGACATCAACAACTCCGGCGCGGCCCAGGGCATCGGCATCCGGGCCGGTGAGCTGGTCCAGTCGCCGGTCGCCGGGCACCACGAGGCGGTCGGGGTGACCGCCGAGGGCGTGGGTCGGGTGGTCCAGGTGCACTTCGACGGCACCGCCACGCTGCCGGCCGGAGCGGTGACGCTGACCCAGTTCAACAACATGGTCGCGGCCGGCGGCATCGGCGTCTTCACCCCGCTCTGGGGCTCGTACCCCCGGACCCGGGCCGTCGAGGGCGCCACCCGGGTCAGCGAGGTCACCCTGGTCGGCGGCCGGGTCGCGACCGTCACCCCCGCCGCCGGCAGCGGCCCGATCCCGGCCGGCACGACGGTACTGCTCGGCCGGGAGGCCGGCGCCGACGCGCTCGCCGCGCTCCGTCCCGGCGACCCGGTCGACCTCCGGTACGCGCCGAAGCCCTCCGACGGCAGCACGCTGCGCACCGCGATCGGCGGCAACCGGGTACTGGTCCGGGACGGGGTGCCGCAGGAGATCGGCGACGTGAACCCCGAACCCCGGACCGCGGTCGGGTTCTCCGCCGACGGCCGGAAGATGTTCCTGCTCACAGTGGACGGACGGCAGGCGGACAGCCGGGGCGTGACCCTGACCGAACTGGGCCGGATGATGGCCGAACTCGGCGCGCACGACGCGCTCAACCTCGACGGCGGAGGCTCGTCGACGCTGCTCGCCCGGGAGCCCGGCCAGCCGGCTGTCCGGGTCGAGAACAGCCCGTCGGACGGCTCCGAGCGGCCGGTGCCGAACGGGCTGGCGCTGTACGCGCCGCAGGGGAGCGGGCGGCTCCGGGCGTACTGGGTGAAGACCCTGCTCGACCCGGTGGCGGCGCCGGGCGTCGGGCCGGTGCGCGGCGGACGCCCGGACCGGGTCTTTCCCGGGCTGACCCGGCGGCTCGCGGCGGCCGGCTACGACGAGACCTACGGCCCGGCGGCCGGCGCGCCGGGCTGGCGGGCCGAACCGTCGTCCCGGGGCACGGTCGACTCCGCCGGAGTCTTCCGGGCCCGCCGGTCCGGTGAGGTGACCGTGACCGCGTCCCGGGGCCGGGCGAAGGGTGCACTGCCGCTGACCGTGCTCGGCCCGCTGGCCCGGATCGACGGCACGGTGGACCGGGTCGGGCTGGCCGGCGCGGGCGGCACCGGGTCGTTCGGCGTGGTCGGCTACGACGCCGAGGGGAACACCGCGCCGATCGACGCGGCCGACCTGCGCCTGGACTACGACCGGGAGCTGCTGGAGGTCACCCCGGCCGCCGACGGCACCCTCGCGGTGAAGGCCAGAGTGGACAGTGGTGCCGGGCTGGTGACGGTACGGGTCGGCGCGGCCAGCACCGTGCTGCCGGTGACGGTCGGGCTCACCGACGTACCGGTGGCGATGTTCGACGACGCGGCGAGCTGGCGGTTCAGCGCCGCCCGGGCCACCGGCTCGGCGACCCCGGTGCCGGGCCGCACCGGCACCGGCCTGAAGCTGGCGTACGACTTCGGCCAGTCCACCGGCACCCGCGCCGCGTACGCCGACCCGCCCGCGTACATCCCGGTGGCCGGGCAGCCGCAGTCGTTCGGGATGTGGATCCACGCCAACGGGAACGGCGAGTGGCCCAGCCTGCACCTGCACGACGCGCTCGACCAGCAGCACGTACTGCGCGGCCCCTACCTGGACTGGACCGGCTGGCGGTACGTCGAACTCGCCGTACCGGCCGGAGTGGTCTATCCGGTGCGGATCCGCCGGTTCTACGTCGCCGAGACCGACGCGGCGGCGGCGTACACCGGGGAGGTGGTGATCGACGACATCGTCGCCCGGGTACCCGCCGAGGTGGAGGTGCCGGCCGAGCCGCTCCGTACCGACCGGGTGGTGCTGACCGACGGCACCGTCGACCGGGCGCCCTGGCGCTTCGCCGTCCTCTCCGACGCGCAGTTCGTGGCGGCGAACCCGGACAGCGACCTGGTCGCCCAGGCCCGCCGTACGCTCCGCGAGGTGAAGGCCGCCCGGCCGGACTTCCTGGTGATCAACGGGGACTTCGTGGACACCGCCTATCCGGAGGACTTCGCGCTGGCCAAACGGATCCTGGACGAGGAGTTGGGCGGTACGCTGCCGTACCACTACGTGCCGGGGAACCACGAGATCATGGGTGCCCCGATCACGAACTTCCGGTCGGTCTTCGGCGAGACGTACCGGGTCTTCGACCACAGCCCGCGCCGGGGCGGCACCCGGACCCGGTTCGTCACCCTGGACACCTCCACCGGCAGCCTGCGCGGCGGCGGCTTCGGGCAGGTACTCGCGCTGCGTACCGCCCTGGACGGTGCGGCCCGGGACCCGGCCGTCGGCTCGGTGGTGCTGGTGGAGCACCACGCGCCCCGGGACCCGACACCGGCCAGGGCGAGCCAGCTCGGCGACCGCAAGGAGGCGGCACTGCTGGAGCGGTGGCTCGCCGAGTTCCAGCGCGAGACCGGCAAGGGCGCACTCTTCGTCGGCGCGCACGTCGGCAGCTTCTCCGCCGAACGGGTCGACGGGGTGCCGTACCTGATCAACGGCAACGCCGGCAAGAACCCGTCGACCGCGCCGCACCTGGGCGGGTTCAGCGGCTGGACGATGTTCGGGGTCGACCCGGTCAGCCCGGCCGAGGCGGCGGCGGCCCGGCGCGACCCGCTGGCCGAGGGGCCGGAGTGGGTGAGCGCGCAGACCCGGGCGCACGTGGACCGGCTGACCCTGGCCGCCCCGGCGACCCTGCCGGCCGGTTCGGCGGTCCCGGTCACCGCCACGGTGACCCAGCCCGGCGGTCGGCAGGTACCGGTCGCCGCTCCGCTCTCGGCCGACTGGTCCGGATCGGCGAACCTGCACATCGGACCGGTGCGCGGCCTGCGGCCGTGGCACGCCGCCTGGTTCGACCCGGCCACCGGCCGGCTGACCGGGCTGCGTTCCGGCGACGCTGTCCAACTCGCCGTCACCGTCAACGGGGCGACCGCCCGGGCCACCATCCCGCTCACCCGCCGCTAG
- the rpmE gene encoding 50S ribosomal protein L31, with amino-acid sequence MKPNIHPEYVSTEVTCSCGNTFTTRSTAKGGSIHVETCSACHPFYTGKQRVLDTAGRVAKFQQKYAKVQAKKGK; translated from the coding sequence ATGAAGCCCAACATCCACCCCGAGTACGTGTCCACCGAGGTCACCTGCTCGTGCGGCAACACCTTCACGACCCGCAGCACGGCGAAGGGCGGCTCGATCCACGTCGAGACCTGCAGCGCCTGCCACCCGTTCTACACCGGCAAGCAGCGCGTGCTCGACACCGCCGGCCGGGTCGCCAAGTTCCAGCAGAAGTACGCCAAGGTTCAGGCCAAAAAGGGCAAGTAG